A genomic segment from Sparus aurata chromosome 10, fSpaAur1.1, whole genome shotgun sequence encodes:
- the LOC115589258 gene encoding dynactin subunit 1-like isoform X7, translated as MSSTGSVESGKPPKIGSVVEVIGKGQRGTVAYIGATLFASGKWVGVILNEAKGKNDGTVQGKKYFTCEENHGIFVRQSQLQVVDDGSSATSPESESGPAKSLRYKDIPETPKTTKQASRESLSSSLSGDVSEAGLSSHQGALGAPVVPQPSGSPAAVAAAVPATPSKEEESMRAQVKDLEEKLETLKMKRTEDKAKLKELEKHKIQLEQLQEWKNKMQEQQADLQKQLKEAKKDAREAQEAKDRYMEEMADTADAIEMATLDKEMAEERAESLQVEVDTLKERVEELSMDLEILRHEISEKGSDGAASSYHVKQLEEQNGRLKEALVRMRDLSSSEKQEHVKLQKQMEKKNTELETLRTQKEKLQEEVKQAEATIDELKEQVDAALGSEEMVETLTERNLDLEEKVRELRETVTDLEAINEMNDELQENARETEMELREQLDLSVAKVREAEKRVEAAQETVADYQQTISKYRELTAGLQEANRDLISQQNANAEQVQQPPAELFDFKIKFAETKAYAKAIEMELRKMEVAQSNRQVSLLTSFMPDSFLRHGGDHDCILVLLLIPRLICKAELISKQAQEKFDLNGNMAQGTGLRGPPGEQRSFASGLVYSLSLLQATLHKYEQSLNTCGVEVFKRMGTLYTEMSFHERSLDYFIDLLHKDQLDETVQVEPLTKAIKYYQQLYSVHLADQTEDCTVQLADHIKFTQSALDCMAVEVARLRAFLSAGQESSGLVVLLKDLETSCSDIRQFCKKIRRRMPGTDVVGVPAALNFGQQVSEMLTECRRQQTRVVAVLQEVAAAGAQMVAPLAEQEGLNALKLEDIACKAVDQVYGSQGLNGPESLRQSCSAVITTMNKMATAMQEGEYDADKPQGTTPPVEVRAATVRAEMTDAEGLGVKLEDRETVIREVKKSLKIKGEELSEANVRLSLLEKKLDTSTKDADERVEKIQTKLDENLALLKKKEKEFEETMDALQADIDQLEAEKAELKQRINNQSKMTIEGLVSRGPTVAGIASVVQGSPGGLPPSLAGALQVVDSPLLRQQVEAQRLGIKHLKNENNRLKAEKMRAQLAALPPLCPPKLPQVSKESSMPPGGLNTGIYRRTDQLLATLLKLSSEVKVVDVTGKTAVSASAQLLEQTARLQNLSTALDKLKGEVAEHVVSYQPGAKASSDFATFPVSSFVKAKGEKQGGTVFVGRVAIPCTPGQEQVHRLILSQQQLQKVHHLLMT; from the exons ATGAGCAGCACTGGAAGTGTGGAGAGTGGTAAACCTCCAAAG ATTGGCTCTGTAGTGGAGGTGATCGGGAAGGGTCAGCGCGGTACTGTTGCCTATATTGGCGCCACCCTTTTTGCTTCTGGAAAATGGGTTGGCGTCATACTGAACGAGGCCAAAGGCAAGAACGATGGCACCGTGCAGGGGAAAAAATACTTCACCTGTGAAGAAAATCATGGGATATTTGTCAGACAGTCCCAG CTCCAGGTGGTGGACGACGGCTCCAGCGCCACCTCACCAGAATCTGAATCCGGCCCTGCAAAATCGCTGAGATACAAAG ACATTCCCGAGACTCCCAAAACAACCAAGCAG GCGTCCCGTGAGAGCCTGTCTTCCTCCCTGTCTGGTGATGTCAGTGAGGCAGGCCTGTCCTCCCACCAGGGTGCACTGGGGGCTCCCGTCGTGCCTCAGCCCAGCGGCTCACCGGCAGCAGTGGCAGCCGCAGTCCCAGCTACTCCAAGCAAG GAGGAGGAATCAATGCGAGCTCAGGTCAAGGACCTGGAGGAGAAGCTTGAAACGCTGAAGATGAAGCGGACGGAGGACAAGGCCAAGCTGAAGGAGCTTGAGAAACACAAGATCCAGCTGGAGCAGCTTCAGGAGTGGAAGAACAAAATGCAAGAGCAGCAGGCTGATTTGCAGAAACAACTCAAAGAGGCCAAGAAG GATGCCCGTGAGGCACAAGAGGCAAAGGACCGCTACATGGAAGAGATGGCGGACACGGCAGACGCCATCGAAATGGCCACACTAGACAAAGAGATGGCTGAGGAGCGGGCAGAGTCTCTGCAAGTGGAGGTGGACACGCTGAAAGAGAGGGTGGAGGAGCTCTCCATGGACCTGGAGATCCTCAGACATGAGATTTCAGAAAAAG GCTCAGACGGAGCTGCCTCTAGTTACCATGTCAAACAGCTGGAGGAGCAGAATGGCAGACTGAAGGAGGCTTTGGTTCG GATGCGTGACCTTTCCTCCTCAGAGAAGCAGGAGCATGTCAAGCTGCAGAAACagatggagaagaagaacaCCGAGCTGGAGACTCTGAGGACTCAGAAGGAAAAACTGCAGGAAGAGGTCAAGCAGGCGGAGGCCACGATTGATGAACTGAAGGAGCAG GTTGATGCTGCTCTGGGGTCAgaggagatggtggagaccCTGACGGAGAGGAACCTTGACCTGGAGGAGAAAGTCAGGGAGCTGAGAGAGACAGTCACCGATTTG GAGGCCATCAATGAGATGAACGACGAGCTCCAGGAGAATGCCCGTGAGACAGAAATGGAGCTGCGGGAGCAGTTGGACCTGAGTGTAGCAAAGGTCAGAGAGGCTGAGAAAAGGGTTGAGGCCGCCCAGGAGACTGTCGCTGATTACCAGCAGACCATCAGCAAATACAGAGAGCTCACTGCCGGGCTGCAG GAGGCCAACAGGGATCTGATCAGCCAGCAGAATGCAAACGCTGAGCAAGTTCAACAACCTCCTGCTGAGCTGTTTGACTTCAAAATTAAGTTTGCAGAGACCAAGGCTTATGCCAAG GCTATTGAGATGGAGCTGAGGAAAATGGAGGTGgctcagtccaacagacaggTATCCCTCCTCACCTCCTTCATGCCGGACTCCTTCCTCCGTCATGGCGGAGATCACGACTGTATTCTGGTCCTTCTGCTCATCCCCAGGCTCATCTGCAAG GCTGAGCTGATCAGTAAACAGGCACAGGAGAAGTTTGACTTGAATGGGAACATGGCCCAGGGGACGGGGCTCAGAGGGCCTCCAGGAGAGCAGCGCAGCTTTGCCTCAGGACTGGTGTACTCGCTCAGCCTGCTGCAGGCCACGCTGCACAAATATGAACA GTCTCTGAACACCTGTGGTGTGGAGGTTTTCAAGCGCATGGGTACGCTCTACACCGAAATGAGCTTCCATGAGCGCTCTTTGGATTACTTCATCGACCTGCTGCATAAAGATCAGCTAGATGAGACTGTTCAGGTGGAACCTCTGACCAAGGCCATCAAATACTATCAG caaCTGTACAGTGTACATCTGGCAGATCAAACTGAAGACTGCACAGTGCAGCTGGCTGACCACATTAAG TTTACCCAGAGTGCCCTGGACTGCATGGCAGTGGAGGTGGCTCGTCTGCGGGCGTTCCTGTCCGCAGGTCAGGAGAGCTCTGGCCTCGTCGTCCTTCTGAAGGACCTGGAAACCTCCTGCTCTGATATCAGACAGTTCTGTAAGAAGATACGCCGCCGCATGCCTGGAACAGATGTAGTTGGAGTTCCTGCTGCCCTCAATTTTGGACAACAG GTGTCGGAGATGTTGACAGAGTGCAGGCGCCAGCAGACCCGTGTGGTGGCTGTTCTGCAGGAGGTggctgcagctggagctcagatGGTCGCTCCACTGGCAGAACAGGAGGGGCTCAACGCTCTTAAACTGGAGGATATCGCCTGCAAGGCTGTGGACCAG GTGTACGGCTCTCAAGGCCTGAATGGCCCAGAGTCTCTGCGTCAGTCCTGCAGCGCCGTCATCACAACCATGAACAAGATGGCCACAGCCATGCAGGAAGGGGAGTATGATGCTGACAAACCACAGGGCACA ACCCCACCAGTGGAGGTGAGAGCAGCCACCGTCAGGGCTGAGATGACAGATGCTGAGGGTCTGGGAGTGAAGCTGGAAGACAGAGAGACTGTCATCAGGGAGGTCAAGAAGTCCCTCAAGATCAAG GGCGAGGAGCTGAGTGAGGCCAACGTCCGTCTGAGCCTGCTGGAGAAGAAGCTTGACACCTCCACCAAAGACGCAGATGAGCGGGTGGAGAAGATTCAGACCAAACTGGACGAGAACCTCGCCCTGctcaagaagaaagaaaa GGAGTTTGAGGAGACGATGGACGCTCTGCAGGCTGATATCGACCAGCTGGAGGCGGAGAAGGCAGAGCTGAAACAACGCATCAACAACCAATCAAAGATGACCATCGAAGGCCTGGTATCAAGAGGCCCGACTGTCGCTGGAATTGCCTCAGTTGTTCAGGGATCTCCAGGAG GTCTGCCTCCATCCCTGGCTGGAGCACTTCAGGTGGTGGACTCCCCTCTCCTCAGGCAGCAGGTTGAGGCTCAGAGACTGGGCATCAAACACCTCAAGAACGAAAACAACAGACTCAAG GCGGAGAAGATGAGAGCCCAGCTGGCAGCCCTGCCTCCACTCTGCCCTCCCAAACTGCCACAGGTCTCTAAAGAAAGCTCCATGCCACCTGGCGGACTCAACACAGGCATCTACCGCAGGACTGACCAACTGCTGGCAACTCTGCTCAAGCTTAGCAGCGAGGTTAAGGTTGTGGACGTCACCGGGAagacagcag TTAGTGCCAGTGCCCAGCTGTTGGAGCAGACGGCTCGGCTGCAGAACCTCAGCACCGCTCTGGACAAGCTCAAG GGAGAAGTAGCTGAACATGTCGTGTCATACCAGCCCGGAGCAAAAGCTTCCTCCGACTTTGCCACCTTCCCCGTCTCCTCTTTTGTTAAG GCCAAGGGAGAGAAGCAGGGAGGAACAGTATTTGTCGGTCGTGTTGCCATTCCATGCACCCCTGGACAGGAACAAGTCCACCGCCTCATtctgtcacagcagcagctgcagaaagtGCACCACCTCCTCATGACCTAA
- the LOC115589258 gene encoding dynactin subunit 1-like isoform X6: MSSTGSVESGKPPKIGSVVEVIGKGQRGTVAYIGATLFASGKWVGVILNEAKGKNDGTVQGKKYFTCEENHGIFVRQSQLQVVDDGSSATSPESESGPAKSLRYKDIPETPKTTKQASRESLSSSLSGDVSEAGLSSHQGALGAPVVPQPSGSPAAVAAAVPATPSKAEPAISKQEEESMRAQVKDLEEKLETLKMKRTEDKAKLKELEKHKIQLEQLQEWKNKMQEQQADLQKQLKEAKKDAREAQEAKDRYMEEMADTADAIEMATLDKEMAEERAESLQVEVDTLKERVEELSMDLEILRHEISEKGSDGAASSYHVKQLEEQNGRLKEALVRMRDLSSSEKQEHVKLQKQMEKKNTELETLRTQKEKLQEEVKQAEATIDELKEQVDAALGSEEMVETLTERNLDLEEKVRELRETVTDLEAINEMNDELQENARETEMELREQLDLSVAKVREAEKRVEAAQETVADYQQTISKYRELTAGLQEANRDLISQQNANAEQVQQPPAELFDFKIKFAETKAYAKAIEMELRKMEVAQSNRQVSLLTSFMPDSFLRHGGDHDCILVLLLIPRLICKAELISKQAQEKFDLNGNMAQGTGLRGPPGEQRSFASGLVYSLSLLQATLHKYEQSLNTCGVEVFKRMGTLYTEMSFHERSLDYFIDLLHKDQLDETVQVEPLTKAIKYYQQLYSVHLADQTEDCTVQLADHIKFTQSALDCMAVEVARLRAFLSAGQESSGLVVLLKDLETSCSDIRQFCKKIRRRMPGTDVVGVPAALNFGQQVSEMLTECRRQQTRVVAVLQEVAAAGAQMVAPLAEQEGLNALKLEDIACKAVDQVYGSQGLNGPESLRQSCSAVITTMNKMATAMQEGEYDADKPQGTTPPVEVRAATVRAEMTDAEGLGVKLEDRETVIREVKKSLKIKGEELSEANVRLSLLEKKLDTSTKDADERVEKIQTKLDENLALLKKKEKEFEETMDALQADIDQLEAEKAELKQRINNQSKMTIEGLVSRGPTVAGIASVVQGSPGGLPPSLAGALQVVDSPLLRQQVEAQRLGIKHLKNENNRLKAEKMRAQLAALPPLCPPKLPQVSKESSMPPGGLNTGIYRRTDQLLATLLKLSSEVKVVDVTGKTAVSASAQLLEQTARLQNLSTALDKLKGEVAEHVVSYQPGAKASSDFATFPVSSFVKAKGEKQGGTVFVGRVAIPCTPGQEQVHRLILSQQQLQKVHHLLMT; encoded by the exons ATGAGCAGCACTGGAAGTGTGGAGAGTGGTAAACCTCCAAAG ATTGGCTCTGTAGTGGAGGTGATCGGGAAGGGTCAGCGCGGTACTGTTGCCTATATTGGCGCCACCCTTTTTGCTTCTGGAAAATGGGTTGGCGTCATACTGAACGAGGCCAAAGGCAAGAACGATGGCACCGTGCAGGGGAAAAAATACTTCACCTGTGAAGAAAATCATGGGATATTTGTCAGACAGTCCCAG CTCCAGGTGGTGGACGACGGCTCCAGCGCCACCTCACCAGAATCTGAATCCGGCCCTGCAAAATCGCTGAGATACAAAG ACATTCCCGAGACTCCCAAAACAACCAAGCAG GCGTCCCGTGAGAGCCTGTCTTCCTCCCTGTCTGGTGATGTCAGTGAGGCAGGCCTGTCCTCCCACCAGGGTGCACTGGGGGCTCCCGTCGTGCCTCAGCCCAGCGGCTCACCGGCAGCAGTGGCAGCCGCAGTCCCAGCTACTCCAAGCAAG GCGGAACCTGCCATTTCCAAGCAG GAGGAGGAATCAATGCGAGCTCAGGTCAAGGACCTGGAGGAGAAGCTTGAAACGCTGAAGATGAAGCGGACGGAGGACAAGGCCAAGCTGAAGGAGCTTGAGAAACACAAGATCCAGCTGGAGCAGCTTCAGGAGTGGAAGAACAAAATGCAAGAGCAGCAGGCTGATTTGCAGAAACAACTCAAAGAGGCCAAGAAG GATGCCCGTGAGGCACAAGAGGCAAAGGACCGCTACATGGAAGAGATGGCGGACACGGCAGACGCCATCGAAATGGCCACACTAGACAAAGAGATGGCTGAGGAGCGGGCAGAGTCTCTGCAAGTGGAGGTGGACACGCTGAAAGAGAGGGTGGAGGAGCTCTCCATGGACCTGGAGATCCTCAGACATGAGATTTCAGAAAAAG GCTCAGACGGAGCTGCCTCTAGTTACCATGTCAAACAGCTGGAGGAGCAGAATGGCAGACTGAAGGAGGCTTTGGTTCG GATGCGTGACCTTTCCTCCTCAGAGAAGCAGGAGCATGTCAAGCTGCAGAAACagatggagaagaagaacaCCGAGCTGGAGACTCTGAGGACTCAGAAGGAAAAACTGCAGGAAGAGGTCAAGCAGGCGGAGGCCACGATTGATGAACTGAAGGAGCAG GTTGATGCTGCTCTGGGGTCAgaggagatggtggagaccCTGACGGAGAGGAACCTTGACCTGGAGGAGAAAGTCAGGGAGCTGAGAGAGACAGTCACCGATTTG GAGGCCATCAATGAGATGAACGACGAGCTCCAGGAGAATGCCCGTGAGACAGAAATGGAGCTGCGGGAGCAGTTGGACCTGAGTGTAGCAAAGGTCAGAGAGGCTGAGAAAAGGGTTGAGGCCGCCCAGGAGACTGTCGCTGATTACCAGCAGACCATCAGCAAATACAGAGAGCTCACTGCCGGGCTGCAG GAGGCCAACAGGGATCTGATCAGCCAGCAGAATGCAAACGCTGAGCAAGTTCAACAACCTCCTGCTGAGCTGTTTGACTTCAAAATTAAGTTTGCAGAGACCAAGGCTTATGCCAAG GCTATTGAGATGGAGCTGAGGAAAATGGAGGTGgctcagtccaacagacaggTATCCCTCCTCACCTCCTTCATGCCGGACTCCTTCCTCCGTCATGGCGGAGATCACGACTGTATTCTGGTCCTTCTGCTCATCCCCAGGCTCATCTGCAAG GCTGAGCTGATCAGTAAACAGGCACAGGAGAAGTTTGACTTGAATGGGAACATGGCCCAGGGGACGGGGCTCAGAGGGCCTCCAGGAGAGCAGCGCAGCTTTGCCTCAGGACTGGTGTACTCGCTCAGCCTGCTGCAGGCCACGCTGCACAAATATGAACA GTCTCTGAACACCTGTGGTGTGGAGGTTTTCAAGCGCATGGGTACGCTCTACACCGAAATGAGCTTCCATGAGCGCTCTTTGGATTACTTCATCGACCTGCTGCATAAAGATCAGCTAGATGAGACTGTTCAGGTGGAACCTCTGACCAAGGCCATCAAATACTATCAG caaCTGTACAGTGTACATCTGGCAGATCAAACTGAAGACTGCACAGTGCAGCTGGCTGACCACATTAAG TTTACCCAGAGTGCCCTGGACTGCATGGCAGTGGAGGTGGCTCGTCTGCGGGCGTTCCTGTCCGCAGGTCAGGAGAGCTCTGGCCTCGTCGTCCTTCTGAAGGACCTGGAAACCTCCTGCTCTGATATCAGACAGTTCTGTAAGAAGATACGCCGCCGCATGCCTGGAACAGATGTAGTTGGAGTTCCTGCTGCCCTCAATTTTGGACAACAG GTGTCGGAGATGTTGACAGAGTGCAGGCGCCAGCAGACCCGTGTGGTGGCTGTTCTGCAGGAGGTggctgcagctggagctcagatGGTCGCTCCACTGGCAGAACAGGAGGGGCTCAACGCTCTTAAACTGGAGGATATCGCCTGCAAGGCTGTGGACCAG GTGTACGGCTCTCAAGGCCTGAATGGCCCAGAGTCTCTGCGTCAGTCCTGCAGCGCCGTCATCACAACCATGAACAAGATGGCCACAGCCATGCAGGAAGGGGAGTATGATGCTGACAAACCACAGGGCACA ACCCCACCAGTGGAGGTGAGAGCAGCCACCGTCAGGGCTGAGATGACAGATGCTGAGGGTCTGGGAGTGAAGCTGGAAGACAGAGAGACTGTCATCAGGGAGGTCAAGAAGTCCCTCAAGATCAAG GGCGAGGAGCTGAGTGAGGCCAACGTCCGTCTGAGCCTGCTGGAGAAGAAGCTTGACACCTCCACCAAAGACGCAGATGAGCGGGTGGAGAAGATTCAGACCAAACTGGACGAGAACCTCGCCCTGctcaagaagaaagaaaa GGAGTTTGAGGAGACGATGGACGCTCTGCAGGCTGATATCGACCAGCTGGAGGCGGAGAAGGCAGAGCTGAAACAACGCATCAACAACCAATCAAAGATGACCATCGAAGGCCTGGTATCAAGAGGCCCGACTGTCGCTGGAATTGCCTCAGTTGTTCAGGGATCTCCAGGAG GTCTGCCTCCATCCCTGGCTGGAGCACTTCAGGTGGTGGACTCCCCTCTCCTCAGGCAGCAGGTTGAGGCTCAGAGACTGGGCATCAAACACCTCAAGAACGAAAACAACAGACTCAAG GCGGAGAAGATGAGAGCCCAGCTGGCAGCCCTGCCTCCACTCTGCCCTCCCAAACTGCCACAGGTCTCTAAAGAAAGCTCCATGCCACCTGGCGGACTCAACACAGGCATCTACCGCAGGACTGACCAACTGCTGGCAACTCTGCTCAAGCTTAGCAGCGAGGTTAAGGTTGTGGACGTCACCGGGAagacagcag TTAGTGCCAGTGCCCAGCTGTTGGAGCAGACGGCTCGGCTGCAGAACCTCAGCACCGCTCTGGACAAGCTCAAG GGAGAAGTAGCTGAACATGTCGTGTCATACCAGCCCGGAGCAAAAGCTTCCTCCGACTTTGCCACCTTCCCCGTCTCCTCTTTTGTTAAG GCCAAGGGAGAGAAGCAGGGAGGAACAGTATTTGTCGGTCGTGTTGCCATTCCATGCACCCCTGGACAGGAACAAGTCCACCGCCTCATtctgtcacagcagcagctgcagaaagtGCACCACCTCCTCATGACCTAA
- the LOC115589258 gene encoding dynactin subunit 1-like isoform X4, which produces MSSTGSVESGKPPKIGSVVEVIGKGQRGTVAYIGATLFASGKWVGVILNEAKGKNDGTVQGKKYFTCEENHGIFVRQSQLQVVDDGSSATSPESESGPAKSLRYKDIPETPKTTKQTAASIKKSSTRRSAKASRESLSSSLSGDVSEAGLSSHQGALGAPVVPQPSGSPAAVAAAVPATPSKAEPAISKQEEESMRAQVKDLEEKLETLKMKRTEDKAKLKELEKHKIQLEQLQEWKNKMQEQQADLQKQLKEAKKDAREAQEAKDRYMEEMADTADAIEMATLDKEMAEERAESLQVEVDTLKERVEELSMDLEILRHEISEKGSDGAASSYHVKQLEEQNGRLKEALVRMRDLSSSEKQEHVKLQKQMEKKNTELETLRTQKEKLQEEVKQAEATIDELKEQVDAALGSEEMVETLTERNLDLEEKVRELRETVTDLEAINEMNDELQENARETEMELREQLDLSVAKVREAEKRVEAAQETVADYQQTISKYRELTAGLQEANRDLISQQNANAEQVQQPPAELFDFKIKFAETKAYAKAIEMELRKMEVAQSNRQVSLLTSFMPDSFLRHGGDHDCILVLLLIPRLICKAELISKQAQEKFDLNGNMAQGTGLRGPPGEQRSFASGLVYSLSLLQATLHKYEQSLNTCGVEVFKRMGTLYTEMSFHERSLDYFIDLLHKDQLDETVQVEPLTKAIKYYQQLYSVHLADQTEDCTVQLADHIKFTQSALDCMAVEVARLRAFLSAGQESSGLVVLLKDLETSCSDIRQFCKKIRRRMPGTDVVGVPAALNFGQQVSEMLTECRRQQTRVVAVLQEVAAAGAQMVAPLAEQEGLNALKLEDIACKAVDQVYGSQGLNGPESLRQSCSAVITTMNKMATAMQEGEYDADKPQGTTPPVEVRAATVRAEMTDAEGLGVKLEDRETVIREVKKSLKIKGEELSEANVRLSLLEKKLDTSTKDADERVEKIQTKLDENLALLKKKEKEFEETMDALQADIDQLEAEKAELKQRINNQSKMTIEGLVSRGPTVAGIASVVQGSPGGLPPSLAGALQVVDSPLLRQQVEAQRLGIKHLKNENNRLKAEKMRAQLAALPPLCPPKLPQVSKESSMPPGGLNTGIYRRTDQLLATLLKLSSEVKVVDVTGKTAVSASAQLLEQTARLQNLSTALDKLKGEVAEHVVSYQPGAKASSDFATFPVSSFVKAKGEKQGGTVFVGRVAIPCTPGQEQVHRLILSQQQLQKVHHLLMT; this is translated from the exons ATGAGCAGCACTGGAAGTGTGGAGAGTGGTAAACCTCCAAAG ATTGGCTCTGTAGTGGAGGTGATCGGGAAGGGTCAGCGCGGTACTGTTGCCTATATTGGCGCCACCCTTTTTGCTTCTGGAAAATGGGTTGGCGTCATACTGAACGAGGCCAAAGGCAAGAACGATGGCACCGTGCAGGGGAAAAAATACTTCACCTGTGAAGAAAATCATGGGATATTTGTCAGACAGTCCCAG CTCCAGGTGGTGGACGACGGCTCCAGCGCCACCTCACCAGAATCTGAATCCGGCCCTGCAAAATCGCTGAGATACAAAG ACATTCCCGAGACTCCCAAAACAACCAAGCAG ACTGCTGCGAGCATTAAGAAG tccTCTACCCGCCGCTCTGCCAAG GCGTCCCGTGAGAGCCTGTCTTCCTCCCTGTCTGGTGATGTCAGTGAGGCAGGCCTGTCCTCCCACCAGGGTGCACTGGGGGCTCCCGTCGTGCCTCAGCCCAGCGGCTCACCGGCAGCAGTGGCAGCCGCAGTCCCAGCTACTCCAAGCAAG GCGGAACCTGCCATTTCCAAGCAG GAGGAGGAATCAATGCGAGCTCAGGTCAAGGACCTGGAGGAGAAGCTTGAAACGCTGAAGATGAAGCGGACGGAGGACAAGGCCAAGCTGAAGGAGCTTGAGAAACACAAGATCCAGCTGGAGCAGCTTCAGGAGTGGAAGAACAAAATGCAAGAGCAGCAGGCTGATTTGCAGAAACAACTCAAAGAGGCCAAGAAG GATGCCCGTGAGGCACAAGAGGCAAAGGACCGCTACATGGAAGAGATGGCGGACACGGCAGACGCCATCGAAATGGCCACACTAGACAAAGAGATGGCTGAGGAGCGGGCAGAGTCTCTGCAAGTGGAGGTGGACACGCTGAAAGAGAGGGTGGAGGAGCTCTCCATGGACCTGGAGATCCTCAGACATGAGATTTCAGAAAAAG GCTCAGACGGAGCTGCCTCTAGTTACCATGTCAAACAGCTGGAGGAGCAGAATGGCAGACTGAAGGAGGCTTTGGTTCG GATGCGTGACCTTTCCTCCTCAGAGAAGCAGGAGCATGTCAAGCTGCAGAAACagatggagaagaagaacaCCGAGCTGGAGACTCTGAGGACTCAGAAGGAAAAACTGCAGGAAGAGGTCAAGCAGGCGGAGGCCACGATTGATGAACTGAAGGAGCAG GTTGATGCTGCTCTGGGGTCAgaggagatggtggagaccCTGACGGAGAGGAACCTTGACCTGGAGGAGAAAGTCAGGGAGCTGAGAGAGACAGTCACCGATTTG GAGGCCATCAATGAGATGAACGACGAGCTCCAGGAGAATGCCCGTGAGACAGAAATGGAGCTGCGGGAGCAGTTGGACCTGAGTGTAGCAAAGGTCAGAGAGGCTGAGAAAAGGGTTGAGGCCGCCCAGGAGACTGTCGCTGATTACCAGCAGACCATCAGCAAATACAGAGAGCTCACTGCCGGGCTGCAG GAGGCCAACAGGGATCTGATCAGCCAGCAGAATGCAAACGCTGAGCAAGTTCAACAACCTCCTGCTGAGCTGTTTGACTTCAAAATTAAGTTTGCAGAGACCAAGGCTTATGCCAAG GCTATTGAGATGGAGCTGAGGAAAATGGAGGTGgctcagtccaacagacaggTATCCCTCCTCACCTCCTTCATGCCGGACTCCTTCCTCCGTCATGGCGGAGATCACGACTGTATTCTGGTCCTTCTGCTCATCCCCAGGCTCATCTGCAAG GCTGAGCTGATCAGTAAACAGGCACAGGAGAAGTTTGACTTGAATGGGAACATGGCCCAGGGGACGGGGCTCAGAGGGCCTCCAGGAGAGCAGCGCAGCTTTGCCTCAGGACTGGTGTACTCGCTCAGCCTGCTGCAGGCCACGCTGCACAAATATGAACA GTCTCTGAACACCTGTGGTGTGGAGGTTTTCAAGCGCATGGGTACGCTCTACACCGAAATGAGCTTCCATGAGCGCTCTTTGGATTACTTCATCGACCTGCTGCATAAAGATCAGCTAGATGAGACTGTTCAGGTGGAACCTCTGACCAAGGCCATCAAATACTATCAG caaCTGTACAGTGTACATCTGGCAGATCAAACTGAAGACTGCACAGTGCAGCTGGCTGACCACATTAAG TTTACCCAGAGTGCCCTGGACTGCATGGCAGTGGAGGTGGCTCGTCTGCGGGCGTTCCTGTCCGCAGGTCAGGAGAGCTCTGGCCTCGTCGTCCTTCTGAAGGACCTGGAAACCTCCTGCTCTGATATCAGACAGTTCTGTAAGAAGATACGCCGCCGCATGCCTGGAACAGATGTAGTTGGAGTTCCTGCTGCCCTCAATTTTGGACAACAG GTGTCGGAGATGTTGACAGAGTGCAGGCGCCAGCAGACCCGTGTGGTGGCTGTTCTGCAGGAGGTggctgcagctggagctcagatGGTCGCTCCACTGGCAGAACAGGAGGGGCTCAACGCTCTTAAACTGGAGGATATCGCCTGCAAGGCTGTGGACCAG GTGTACGGCTCTCAAGGCCTGAATGGCCCAGAGTCTCTGCGTCAGTCCTGCAGCGCCGTCATCACAACCATGAACAAGATGGCCACAGCCATGCAGGAAGGGGAGTATGATGCTGACAAACCACAGGGCACA ACCCCACCAGTGGAGGTGAGAGCAGCCACCGTCAGGGCTGAGATGACAGATGCTGAGGGTCTGGGAGTGAAGCTGGAAGACAGAGAGACTGTCATCAGGGAGGTCAAGAAGTCCCTCAAGATCAAG GGCGAGGAGCTGAGTGAGGCCAACGTCCGTCTGAGCCTGCTGGAGAAGAAGCTTGACACCTCCACCAAAGACGCAGATGAGCGGGTGGAGAAGATTCAGACCAAACTGGACGAGAACCTCGCCCTGctcaagaagaaagaaaa GGAGTTTGAGGAGACGATGGACGCTCTGCAGGCTGATATCGACCAGCTGGAGGCGGAGAAGGCAGAGCTGAAACAACGCATCAACAACCAATCAAAGATGACCATCGAAGGCCTGGTATCAAGAGGCCCGACTGTCGCTGGAATTGCCTCAGTTGTTCAGGGATCTCCAGGAG GTCTGCCTCCATCCCTGGCTGGAGCACTTCAGGTGGTGGACTCCCCTCTCCTCAGGCAGCAGGTTGAGGCTCAGAGACTGGGCATCAAACACCTCAAGAACGAAAACAACAGACTCAAG GCGGAGAAGATGAGAGCCCAGCTGGCAGCCCTGCCTCCACTCTGCCCTCCCAAACTGCCACAGGTCTCTAAAGAAAGCTCCATGCCACCTGGCGGACTCAACACAGGCATCTACCGCAGGACTGACCAACTGCTGGCAACTCTGCTCAAGCTTAGCAGCGAGGTTAAGGTTGTGGACGTCACCGGGAagacagcag TTAGTGCCAGTGCCCAGCTGTTGGAGCAGACGGCTCGGCTGCAGAACCTCAGCACCGCTCTGGACAAGCTCAAG GGAGAAGTAGCTGAACATGTCGTGTCATACCAGCCCGGAGCAAAAGCTTCCTCCGACTTTGCCACCTTCCCCGTCTCCTCTTTTGTTAAG GCCAAGGGAGAGAAGCAGGGAGGAACAGTATTTGTCGGTCGTGTTGCCATTCCATGCACCCCTGGACAGGAACAAGTCCACCGCCTCATtctgtcacagcagcagctgcagaaagtGCACCACCTCCTCATGACCTAA